The Williamsoniiplasma somnilux genome includes a window with the following:
- the polA gene encoding DNA polymerase I has product MDRKKILLIDGNSLIFRAYFASAYTGTILKTTFGTPTNAIFSFANMITSLLNKGEYYDVKVAFDKGKHTFRHDKLENYKSGRLQTPEELVVQFPLVREMLDSAGIDWFEIENFEADDIIGAIDKFIENNIEDATVEILTSDKDMFQLISDKTKILIPISGTSDLKEFGLKELKEKWNIVPEQVVDLKGLMGDTSDNLKGVSGVGEKTAIKLINEFLTVEGIYQNIENIKGALKQKLINDKDSAFLCKEIAIIRTDFYIDNLQIRKLNITTSSFIDFLNKYEMYSLTNRMQNRAEKINDIKKHEYKILEKWDTSYECKKNYIFVESLEENYHNGTILGIGITNEKGSYFLKVQKKQEQQLNFFEDLTVNFFDQIFNTFLKNEKVKKYTYDVKKTVTLLKNFGYEINYDSFVYDMMIAGYVLDSNLKSSFTNYLKLASTELNIEEDEFIYGKGAKTNKEIDDEIKFEFISKKSSLIMQTYNDIIKKLKNNNQYDLYSSIDFPFWKVLFSMEQNGVMIDKTELNNQTYNTLQKLNEIENEMRNILGDIIPLSFNFSSPKQMQKLLFEDLKLSDVSKGSTGKDILEKIYDQHPVVPLMLKYRKLSKLYSTYLKGFEKYIFEDKCVHTIFNQTLTNTGRISSIEPNLQNISIHDLDQKEVRKIFVVRNSSTFYSFDYSQIELRVLAQMAPERQLLSIFANNGDVHEATARKIFSLDENQIVEPEMRRVAKVFNFGIIYGLSDFGLANDLNISIPEAKNIIQKYYESFPDILEFKKRIIKFANDNGYVATIANRKRIINELKSLNYQVRQFGERVAVNMPIQGTAADILKVAMIDIYSEIIKNNYKTKMIAQIHDEIIFEIPEIELNIVPKIIKDKMINAISKMFGLLNTNQIANVELKVSQAIGKNWFELK; this is encoded by the coding sequence ATGGATAGAAAAAAAATTTTGTTAATTGATGGTAATTCTTTGATTTTTAGAGCATATTTCGCAAGTGCTTATACAGGCACTATTTTAAAAACAACATTTGGCACACCTACAAATGCTATTTTTTCTTTTGCGAATATGATTACTAGCCTTTTAAATAAAGGCGAATATTATGATGTTAAAGTTGCTTTTGATAAAGGCAAACACACATTTCGACATGATAAATTAGAAAATTACAAATCAGGAAGATTGCAAACACCAGAGGAATTAGTTGTTCAATTCCCTTTAGTTAGAGAAATGCTAGATTCAGCAGGAATTGATTGATTTGAAATCGAAAATTTTGAAGCAGATGATATCATTGGTGCGATTGATAAATTTATTGAAAATAATATTGAAGATGCAACTGTCGAAATTTTAACAAGCGATAAAGATATGTTTCAATTAATTTCTGATAAGACCAAAATTTTAATTCCAATTTCAGGAACTTCTGATTTGAAAGAATTTGGCCTAAAAGAATTAAAAGAGAAATGAAATATTGTTCCTGAACAAGTTGTAGATCTTAAAGGTCTTATGGGTGATACTTCGGATAATTTAAAAGGTGTTTCTGGAGTTGGCGAAAAAACAGCAATCAAATTAATTAATGAGTTCTTAACAGTAGAAGGAATTTATCAGAATATCGAAAATATCAAAGGAGCTCTAAAACAGAAATTAATCAACGATAAGGATTCGGCATTTCTTTGCAAAGAAATTGCCATTATTAGAACAGATTTTTATATTGACAATTTACAAATTAGAAAATTAAATATAACAACTTCATCTTTCATTGATTTTTTGAATAAATATGAAATGTATTCGTTAACAAACAGAATGCAAAATAGGGCCGAAAAAATTAACGACATCAAAAAACATGAGTATAAAATTTTAGAAAAATGAGACACAAGTTACGAATGTAAAAAAAATTATATTTTTGTTGAAAGTTTGGAAGAAAATTACCACAATGGAACAATATTAGGAATTGGAATAACGAACGAAAAAGGTAGTTATTTTCTAAAGGTTCAAAAAAAGCAAGAACAACAACTTAATTTTTTTGAAGATTTAACAGTAAATTTTTTTGATCAAATTTTTAATACTTTCCTAAAAAATGAAAAAGTTAAAAAATATACATATGATGTTAAAAAAACAGTGACTTTATTAAAAAATTTTGGTTATGAAATAAATTATGATTCTTTTGTATACGATATGATGATTGCGGGTTATGTTCTTGACTCTAATTTAAAATCTTCTTTTACCAATTATTTAAAACTGGCGTCTACAGAACTTAACATAGAAGAAGATGAATTTATTTATGGTAAAGGTGCCAAAACTAATAAAGAAATAGATGATGAAATCAAATTTGAATTTATCAGTAAAAAATCTTCTCTAATAATGCAAACTTATAATGACATTATTAAAAAATTAAAAAATAATAATCAGTATGATTTGTATAGTTCAATTGATTTTCCGTTTTGAAAAGTTCTTTTTAGCATGGAACAGAATGGTGTCATGATTGATAAAACCGAATTAAACAATCAAACTTATAATACTTTACAAAAATTGAATGAAATCGAAAATGAGATGCGAAACATTCTAGGAGACATAATACCTTTGTCTTTTAATTTTTCTTCACCTAAACAAATGCAAAAATTACTATTTGAAGATTTGAAATTATCTGACGTTTCTAAAGGAAGCACAGGCAAAGATATTCTAGAAAAAATTTATGATCAACACCCTGTAGTGCCCTTAATGTTAAAATATCGTAAATTATCTAAGTTGTATTCAACATACTTAAAAGGTTTTGAAAAATATATTTTTGAAGACAAATGCGTTCATACAATTTTTAATCAAACCCTAACAAATACAGGACGTATAAGTTCGATAGAACCTAATTTACAAAATATTTCTATTCATGATTTAGATCAAAAGGAAGTTCGAAAAATATTTGTAGTAAGAAATTCATCGACTTTTTATAGTTTTGATTATTCGCAAATTGAATTAAGAGTCCTTGCACAAATGGCACCTGAAAGACAATTGTTATCAATTTTTGCTAATAATGGTGATGTTCATGAAGCAACTGCGCGAAAAATTTTTAGTTTAGATGAAAATCAAATTGTAGAGCCAGAAATGAGAAGAGTTGCCAAAGTTTTTAATTTTGGAATTATTTATGGTTTAAGCGATTTTGGTTTAGCAAATGATTTAAATATTTCAATTCCTGAAGCTAAAAATATTATTCAAAAATATTATGAGTCTTTCCCAGATATTTTAGAATTTAAAAAAAGAATAATCAAATTTGCAAACGATAACGGTTATGTAGCTACCATCGCAAATAGAAAAAGAATAATTAATGAATTAAAATCACTCAATTATCAAGTTCGACAATTTGGTGAACGAGTTGCAGTAAATATGCCTATTCAAGGAACTGCAGCTGACATACTTAAAGTCGCAATGATTGATATTTATAGTGAAATTATAAAAAATAATTACAAAACCAAAATGATTGCTCAAATTCATGATGAAATTATTTTTGAAATCCCTGAAATTGAGCTAAATATTGTGCCAAAAATAATTAAAGATAAAATGATTAATGCAATTAGCAAAATGTTTGGTTTATTGAATACAAATCAAATTGCTAATGTAGAATTAAAAGTATCTCAAGCAATTGGAAAAAATTGATTTGAATTAAAATAG
- a CDS encoding DNA polymerase III subunit alpha — protein MKFSPQINLRSCYNFQESLIKVPDYIDFAVRNNFKFAFYSELNSMYGVAEFVNLAKKNNIKPIIGLTLEFEHQIAILIAKNEQGYQNLTILSSWLMNENNHFNFDFQWTKFISDNLIMVTNSLTFKNSVKELIKTNDIYFNVVDLRKISYLEDKNYETFVILNAIKNNLTIAEVQNIGHEHYLSDEELLKLNVNLDINNKSLLEIANKCSFELFSNRQWNFAKFKTPQNMPSGNFLRKLCEESLNSYLLFAKNKKNPNVDYFERLNYELDVIYKTGFIDYFLVVWDYVKYARENQIMVGPGRGSAAGSLVSFLLKITTIDPLQYDLLFERFLNPKRVSLPDIDLDFQDDKRDLIIEYLFEKYGADKVATIVTFQSIGLKSAIRDVARVYEIDLKIVNEIAKLFPSFVVNQSFAEIINKSSKLRKYQEEYPEIFDHASALIGLPRQTGTHAAGVILSDVDIKNIVPIRIGYNGINQTQFDMKYLEPLGLIKMDVLGLRNLTTLQEILSSVYKSEKKLINLDEINLQDNETFVNLQAGKTSGIFQLESPGMTNVIMKIKTNSIEDISIASALFRPGPQEMIPEYVKRKFSNVPVEKYLIDKDLKSILEPTYGIIVYQEQVIQILRKVANFSLAQADLVRRAIGKKDFQKLHAAKNEFIEKATENNYQIQKAKMIWEWIEKFAAYGFNKSHSIAYSYISYWLAYLKTHYPAEFYCSLLNGVTGNVEKTSQYLKEINNYGIKIIKPSIKNINFNYIGFKTALIMPLTLIKGVGIEFIRKLREQYKSNPQIMDSVFSLVTLMFNHGLNKNVFEALVWSGALDCFGYSRSTLVENYEEILKFANFNKDIEIINNNLIPELTNYEDKEEILLNKEKEFIGFFISSHPIEKIRTEYSFLKAHKIINLLNKKGNFIIIGYVSAIKEKNDKHGDPMAFIEMSDETENIEITVFSRTFKNFKNDILLGSVLCVEINIDSFNDKPSFVLNKIIKIIKN, from the coding sequence ATGAAATTTTCTCCACAAATAAATTTACGTAGTTGTTACAATTTTCAAGAGTCATTAATTAAAGTTCCTGACTATATTGATTTTGCTGTTAGAAATAATTTTAAATTTGCTTTTTATTCTGAATTGAACTCTATGTATGGAGTAGCTGAATTTGTGAATTTGGCTAAAAAAAATAATATTAAACCAATTATAGGATTAACCTTGGAATTTGAGCATCAAATCGCTATTTTAATCGCTAAAAATGAACAAGGTTATCAAAATTTAACAATTTTGTCTTCTTGATTAATGAATGAAAATAATCACTTTAATTTTGATTTTCAATGAACTAAATTTATTAGTGATAATTTAATTATGGTTACTAATAGTTTAACTTTTAAAAACTCAGTTAAAGAATTAATCAAAACTAATGATATTTATTTTAACGTTGTTGATTTACGAAAAATTTCATATTTGGAAGATAAAAATTACGAGACTTTTGTAATTTTAAACGCAATTAAAAATAATTTAACTATTGCTGAAGTTCAAAACATTGGCCATGAACATTATTTATCTGATGAAGAATTATTAAAATTAAATGTTAATTTAGATATTAATAACAAAAGTCTTTTAGAAATAGCTAATAAATGCTCATTTGAATTATTTTCTAATAGGCAATGAAATTTTGCTAAATTTAAAACTCCACAAAACATGCCTTCAGGTAATTTTTTAAGAAAATTATGCGAAGAATCTTTAAATTCATATTTACTTTTTGCAAAAAACAAAAAAAATCCAAATGTTGATTATTTTGAAAGATTAAACTATGAGTTAGATGTTATTTATAAAACAGGTTTCATTGATTATTTTTTAGTAGTTTGAGACTATGTTAAATATGCTAGAGAAAATCAAATTATGGTCGGCCCTGGACGAGGATCAGCAGCTGGTTCATTAGTTTCTTTTTTGCTTAAAATAACAACAATTGATCCTCTTCAATATGATTTGCTATTCGAAAGATTTTTGAATCCAAAAAGAGTATCACTACCTGATATTGATTTAGATTTTCAAGATGATAAAAGAGATTTAATCATCGAATATTTATTTGAAAAGTATGGTGCTGATAAAGTTGCAACTATTGTAACTTTTCAATCAATTGGTCTGAAGTCAGCAATTAGAGATGTTGCTAGAGTTTATGAAATAGATTTAAAAATTGTTAATGAAATTGCTAAATTATTTCCTAGCTTTGTTGTAAACCAATCATTTGCTGAGATTATTAACAAATCAAGTAAATTAAGAAAATATCAAGAAGAATATCCCGAAATTTTTGATCATGCTTCTGCTTTAATTGGTTTACCAAGGCAAACAGGAACTCATGCAGCGGGAGTTATTCTTTCTGACGTTGATATTAAAAATATTGTCCCTATAAGAATTGGCTATAACGGAATTAACCAAACTCAATTTGATATGAAGTATCTAGAACCATTAGGTTTGATTAAAATGGATGTTTTAGGTTTAAGAAATTTAACAACTTTACAAGAAATTTTATCAAGTGTTTACAAATCGGAAAAAAAATTAATTAATCTTGACGAAATTAATTTGCAAGATAATGAAACTTTTGTAAATTTACAAGCAGGTAAAACTTCAGGAATTTTTCAATTAGAATCACCTGGTATGACCAATGTGATAATGAAAATTAAAACTAATTCTATTGAAGATATTTCCATTGCTTCAGCTTTATTTAGACCAGGTCCTCAAGAAATGATTCCTGAATATGTAAAGAGAAAATTTTCGAATGTTCCTGTTGAAAAATATTTAATCGATAAAGATTTAAAATCTATTTTAGAGCCAACATATGGGATTATTGTTTATCAAGAGCAAGTTATACAAATATTACGTAAAGTAGCAAATTTTTCTCTAGCTCAAGCAGATCTTGTTAGAAGAGCAATTGGTAAAAAGGATTTCCAAAAATTACATGCAGCTAAAAATGAATTTATTGAAAAAGCTACTGAAAATAATTATCAAATTCAAAAAGCTAAAATGATCTGAGAATGAATTGAAAAATTTGCAGCATACGGATTTAATAAATCACACTCAATTGCTTATTCATATATTTCTTATTGGTTAGCTTATTTAAAAACTCATTATCCTGCGGAATTTTACTGTTCACTTTTAAATGGAGTTACTGGAAACGTTGAAAAAACTTCACAATATTTAAAAGAAATAAATAATTACGGAATTAAAATAATTAAACCTTCAATAAAAAACATTAATTTTAATTATATTGGTTTTAAAACTGCTTTAATAATGCCGTTAACTTTGATTAAAGGCGTAGGTATTGAATTTATTAGAAAGTTACGTGAACAGTACAAAAGTAATCCGCAAATAATGGATTCGGTTTTTTCTTTGGTTACTTTAATGTTTAATCATGGTTTAAACAAAAATGTTTTTGAAGCACTAGTTTGATCGGGGGCATTAGATTGTTTTGGTTATAGCAGATCAACATTAGTTGAAAATTATGAAGAGATTTTGAAATTTGCAAATTTTAATAAAGACATTGAAATAATTAATAACAATTTAATTCCTGAATTAACTAACTATGAAGATAAAGAAGAAATTTTGTTAAACAAAGAAAAAGAATTTATTGGTTTTTTTATTTCTTCTCATCCTATTGAAAAAATTAGAACAGAATACTCATTTTTAAAAGCACATAAAATTATTAATCTTTTAAATAAAAAAGGAAATTTTATTATCATTGGTTATGTATCTGCTATCAAAGAAAAAAACGATAAGCATGGAGACCCCATGGCTTTTATTGAAATGTCTGATGAAACAGAAAATATTGAAATAACTGTGTTTTCAAGAACATTTAAAAATTTTAAAAATGACATTCTTTTAGGTTCGGTATTATGTGTCGAAATTAATATCGATTCATTTAATGACAAGCCTTCATTTGTTTTGAACAAAATTATCAAAATCATAAAAAACTAG